One Alphaproteobacteria bacterium DNA window includes the following coding sequences:
- the rnd gene encoding ribonuclease D, producing the protein MTATDIPLITESAELLAFCTTAAHSRFITIDTEFIRERTYYPKLCLIQIACDQAAAMIDPLVENLDMTPLHDLLNDDTTLKVFHAARQDLEIFYHMLGCIPHPIFDTQVAAMVCGFGESISYDGLVQQITGQKLDKSSRFTNWEHRPLTQKQRDYAIADVTHLRHIFLSLEAQLESNNRIGWIEEEMAVLLDPVTYDPHPEDAWKRLKTRTRAPKFLAALQAAAAWRERMAQTLDQPRGRILKDDTLADIAASHPKDLDGLYKLRGMNKGLDKSKLQELLDAVHAARELPRHECPQMPELLQLPPEAGAAIELLRVLLKRQCDRENVAQKLVANRSDLEHIAAGLLDDTALNHGWRKEVFGRHAEALMQGKLAMALDPQEGAVVLLTQDDMAPQQ; encoded by the coding sequence ATGACGGCCACTGATATTCCCTTGATTACTGAGAGCGCCGAGCTTTTAGCGTTTTGCACCACCGCTGCGCATAGTCGCTTTATCACTATCGACACCGAGTTCATTCGTGAGCGTACCTATTATCCCAAGCTATGCTTAATTCAAATCGCATGCGATCAAGCCGCTGCTATGATTGATCCGTTAGTTGAGAATCTGGATATGACTCCGCTGCATGATCTGCTCAACGACGACACTACGCTCAAAGTATTTCATGCGGCGCGGCAGGATCTGGAAATTTTTTATCATATGCTGGGCTGCATCCCGCACCCCATTTTTGATACGCAGGTAGCTGCCATGGTCTGCGGCTTTGGCGAATCAATCAGCTATGATGGGTTAGTGCAGCAAATCACTGGCCAAAAGCTTGATAAATCCTCACGTTTCACCAATTGGGAGCATCGCCCGCTTACCCAAAAACAGCGCGATTATGCCATTGCCGATGTCACCCATCTGCGCCATATTTTCCTCTCACTTGAGGCGCAATTAGAAAGCAATAACCGCATTGGGTGGATAGAAGAAGAAATGGCAGTGCTTTTGGATCCAGTTACATACGATCCACATCCAGAAGATGCGTGGAAACGGCTTAAAACCCGCACTCGTGCACCCAAATTTTTAGCGGCATTGCAAGCTGCGGCAGCGTGGCGTGAGCGCATGGCACAAACTCTCGATCAACCCCGAGGTCGCATTTTAAAAGACGATACCCTTGCTGATATTGCCGCCTCTCATCCGAAAGATTTAGATGGGCTTTATAAATTGCGTGGGATGAATAAAGGGCTGGATAAATCTAAATTACAAGAATTGCTCGATGCTGTGCATGCGGCGCGAGAATTGCCACGTCATGAATGCCCCCAAATGCCTGAGCTATTGCAGCTTCCACCCGAAGCGGGGGCGGCAATCGAATTACTGCGCGTATTGCTTAAGCGGCAATGTGACCGCGAAAATGTCGCACAAAAGCTGGTGGCAAACCGCAGCGATCTAGAACATATTGCCGCAGGGCTTCTGGATGATACGGCTCTGAATCATGGTTGGCGCAAAGAAGTTTTTGGCCGTCACGCTGAAGCATTAATGCAAGGAAAACTTGCCATGGCACTTGATCCGCAAGAAGGCGCCGTCGTGCTGCTAACGCAGGACGATATGGCACCGCAACAATAA